From the Octadecabacter antarcticus 307 genome, one window contains:
- the tsaD gene encoding tRNA (adenosine(37)-N6)-threonylcarbamoyltransferase complex transferase subunit TsaD, with the protein MSAPLTILGIESSCDDTAAAVVRGVAGSATILSNIVFDQTKAHADFGGIVPEIAARAHAEKIDHAIEDALMVANVDLSEIDAIAVTAGPGLIGGVLSGVMCAKGLSAATGLPLIGVNHLAGHALTPQLTDSIAFPYLMLLVSGGHCQFLLVQDHDKYIRLGGTIDDAPGEAFDKTARILGLSQPGGPAVEHAAKDGDARAFALPRPLLGRDDCNMSFSGLKTAVLRARDDVITKYSGIPLAVRADLCASFQAAVTDVLVGKSRKALIAARAISPDVNTLAVAGGVAANGTIRQALNELCAETETIFVAPPLALCTDNAAMIAYAGLLRLTAGMTDDLTLSARPRWPLDQTSPTLLGSGKKGAKA; encoded by the coding sequence ATGTCGGCACCCCTTACCATCCTTGGCATCGAAAGCAGCTGCGATGACACAGCCGCCGCCGTCGTGCGCGGTGTCGCAGGCTCTGCCACCATCTTATCCAATATTGTCTTCGATCAGACCAAAGCACATGCTGATTTTGGCGGAATTGTACCCGAAATTGCTGCGCGCGCCCATGCGGAAAAGATTGATCATGCAATCGAAGATGCATTGATGGTGGCCAATGTTGACCTGTCCGAAATCGATGCAATCGCGGTCACCGCCGGACCCGGTCTCATTGGTGGCGTGTTGTCTGGTGTGATGTGCGCCAAAGGCCTTAGCGCCGCGACCGGCCTGCCGCTAATTGGCGTAAACCATCTGGCGGGTCATGCGTTGACACCACAACTGACAGACAGCATCGCGTTTCCCTATCTGATGTTGCTGGTTTCTGGTGGTCATTGCCAGTTTTTGCTGGTGCAGGACCACGACAAATACATACGCCTTGGCGGAACCATCGACGACGCCCCCGGCGAAGCGTTTGATAAGACCGCGCGTATTCTTGGCCTTTCACAACCAGGCGGGCCCGCCGTTGAACACGCCGCGAAAGACGGTGACGCGCGCGCATTCGCCTTGCCGCGCCCGCTTCTTGGCCGCGACGATTGCAACATGTCGTTCTCTGGTCTGAAGACAGCAGTTCTACGGGCTCGCGATGATGTGATAACAAAATATAGCGGCATTCCCTTGGCAGTTCGCGCCGACCTCTGTGCAAGTTTTCAAGCGGCTGTGACGGATGTCTTGGTCGGTAAATCGCGAAAGGCTTTGATCGCAGCACGCGCCATTTCACCCGATGTGAACACCCTAGCCGTCGCCGGGGGCGTCGCTGCGAACGGGACAATTCGTCAGGCGCTAAATGAACTTTGCGCCGAGACAGAGACTATTTTCGTCGCCCCACCTCTCGCTCTATGTACAGATAACGCCGCGATGATTGCTTATGCAGGATTGCTGCGCTTAACTGCTGGTATGACCGATGACTTGACCCTCTCTGCCCGACCAAGATGGCCACTCGACCAAACCAGTCCGACACTGCTGGGGAGCGGTAAGAAGGGCGCCAAAGCATGA
- a CDS encoding heme biosynthesis protein HemY has product MLWSLVKILAFVGAVMAATFGATMLLEMEGSATIDIGGQAASFSVIEMAIGLIILVALVWLVSKLVGLAVAAFKFLNGDETAISRYFSRNRERKGYEALSEGMLALASGEGRLAMAKANRAEKFLERPELTNLLTAQAAELAGDRKTAELTYRKLLANDKTRFVGVRGIMKQKLQDGDTDTALLLAQKAFAIKPKHVETQDTLLRLQAEKSDWKGARETLTAKLKTGQLPRNVHRRRDAVLALSEAKGVFAEGATLEAQEAAIEANRMSPDLVPAAVMAAQSHVNKNADRAATRVIKKAWDIAPHPDLAAAFAAIAPHEDPAVRLKRFGALTKAHPDHPETRMLLAELNLAAEDFPEARRAITELVAQDPTARSLTIMAAIERGEGSTDAVVRGWLSKALIATRGPQWICDNCQHIHPAWVPVCVNCSGFDTLAWREPPKGEVAMPAGVEMLPLIVGKIEPSKDTTDVEILEAEVVNNEIAIATDNNDEK; this is encoded by the coding sequence ATGCTCTGGTCCCTTGTAAAGATTTTGGCCTTCGTTGGCGCCGTAATGGCCGCCACGTTTGGCGCCACCATGTTGCTCGAAATGGAGGGCAGTGCGACGATTGATATTGGTGGGCAAGCTGCCAGTTTCTCGGTTATTGAGATGGCGATCGGACTGATCATTCTGGTTGCCCTCGTTTGGCTGGTTTCCAAATTGGTCGGTCTTGCGGTTGCAGCGTTCAAATTCCTGAACGGGGATGAAACTGCGATCTCGCGCTATTTTTCCCGCAACCGTGAGCGCAAAGGATACGAAGCGTTGTCAGAGGGCATGTTGGCACTGGCATCCGGCGAAGGTCGTTTGGCGATGGCCAAAGCAAACCGCGCCGAAAAATTCCTTGAGCGGCCTGAGTTGACAAATCTGCTGACCGCGCAAGCGGCCGAACTTGCGGGGGATCGCAAGACTGCTGAGCTGACGTATCGAAAGCTGCTTGCAAACGACAAAACCCGTTTCGTCGGGGTGCGTGGAATTATGAAACAAAAGCTGCAAGATGGCGACACGGACACGGCACTGTTGTTGGCACAGAAAGCGTTTGCGATCAAACCAAAGCACGTTGAAACGCAGGACACACTTCTGCGCCTTCAGGCTGAGAAATCCGACTGGAAGGGCGCGCGCGAAACACTCACCGCCAAGCTGAAGACCGGACAACTGCCACGCAACGTTCATCGCCGCCGCGACGCTGTGTTGGCGTTGTCTGAGGCAAAGGGTGTGTTTGCCGAAGGTGCGACGCTTGAGGCGCAAGAAGCTGCAATCGAGGCAAACCGCATGTCCCCTGATCTGGTGCCCGCTGCTGTCATGGCGGCGCAGTCCCACGTCAATAAAAACGCCGACCGCGCTGCCACGCGGGTTATCAAAAAGGCATGGGATATTGCACCGCACCCAGATCTTGCAGCGGCATTCGCAGCGATTGCGCCCCATGAAGATCCGGCAGTGCGTCTCAAACGTTTTGGTGCATTGACGAAGGCGCATCCTGATCACCCTGAGACAAGAATGCTTTTGGCTGAGTTGAACCTTGCTGCGGAAGATTTCCCAGAAGCGCGCCGCGCAATAACCGAATTGGTCGCGCAAGACCCGACGGCACGAAGCCTGACGATCATGGCAGCAATAGAACGCGGCGAAGGATCGACTGATGCAGTTGTCCGTGGGTGGCTTTCTAAAGCGTTGATCGCAACGCGCGGCCCACAATGGATTTGCGATAATTGCCAACACATCCACCCAGCCTGGGTGCCTGTCTGCGTCAATTGTTCTGGTTTTGATACTTTGGCTTGGCGTGAACCGCCAAAAGGCGAAGTTGCGATGCCCGCTGGTGTTGAAATGTTACCGCTTATCGTCGGGAAAATCGAACCCTCGAAGGACACCACAGACGTTGAGATTTTGGAAGCCGAGGTCGTCAATAATGAGATTGCCATAGCGACGGATAACAATGACGAAAAATAG
- a CDS encoding IS6 family transposase translates to MTKPKQSGDFLGHRFSPEIIAYAVWAYHRFPMSLRDVEDLLAARGIIVSYETIRAWVANFGSQYAKVIRRDRPKVADKWHLDEVVLPTNGKKYWLWRAVDSNGDVLDILVQSRRNKRTADRFFRKLFKTFGAPRVVVTDKLRSYGAALKDLALGIEHRSHKRLNNRSEGSHRPTRRREKCMGRFKSPRQAQQFLSVHDQIQNVFRHRRHRRHTLSAACYRQSRADAHWIWDDITRVLKAA, encoded by the coding sequence ATGACCAAGCCCAAGCAATCTGGCGATTTCTTAGGCCATCGTTTTTCTCCTGAGATCATCGCATACGCCGTCTGGGCCTATCACCGATTTCCCATGAGTTTGCGCGATGTCGAGGACTTGCTGGCAGCGCGCGGGATTATAGTCAGCTACGAGACCATCCGCGCTTGGGTAGCGAATTTCGGATCACAATATGCCAAGGTGATCCGCCGAGATCGACCCAAAGTGGCGGACAAATGGCACCTGGACGAAGTTGTCCTTCCGACAAACGGCAAGAAGTATTGGCTATGGCGCGCTGTCGACAGCAACGGCGATGTGCTGGACATCCTCGTCCAGTCTCGGCGAAATAAACGGACCGCGGATCGGTTTTTCCGCAAGCTATTCAAAACATTTGGCGCGCCACGGGTCGTTGTGACGGACAAACTCCGAAGCTACGGGGCCGCACTAAAGGACCTCGCTCTAGGCATCGAGCACCGAAGCCATAAGAGACTCAACAATCGATCCGAAGGGTCGCACAGGCCGACCCGGCGGCGAGAAAAATGCATGGGTCGGTTCAAATCACCCCGCCAAGCGCAACAATTTCTCTCCGTCCACGATCAAATCCAAAATGTCTTCCGCCACCGCCGCCACCGCCGCCACACGCTTTCAGCCGCTTGCTACCGTCAGTCCAGAGCCGACGCCCATTGGATCTGGGACGACATCACGCGAGTGCTGAAGGCTGCTTGA
- the hspQ gene encoding heat shock protein HspQ has translation MLKTLAKYHLGQVVRHRKHPFRGVVFDVDAMFTNTEEWYDAIPEEARPQKDQPFYHLLAENDQSYYVAYVSEQNLVADYSGQPVDHPDLDDLFGPFEDGQYPLHFQLN, from the coding sequence ATGCTGAAGACACTTGCGAAATATCATCTGGGCCAAGTGGTTCGCCACCGCAAACATCCGTTTCGCGGTGTCGTGTTTGATGTGGACGCCATGTTTACCAACACCGAAGAATGGTATGATGCGATCCCGGAAGAGGCGCGGCCCCAAAAGGATCAGCCGTTTTACCACCTTCTGGCCGAAAACGATCAGTCCTATTACGTGGCTTACGTATCCGAACAGAACTTGGTCGCGGACTATTCAGGCCAGCCTGTGGACCACCCCGATTTGGACGATTTGTTTGGGCCGTTTGAAGACGGTCAGTATCCGCTGCATTTCCAGCTGAACTAG
- a CDS encoding uroporphyrinogen-III synthase — protein MARFVNPIVLVTRPEADAQRFVDALRAVSGQFDVITSPAFENEALSVDMPDFDTAIFTSQAGVAQAPRGNGRPAFCVGDATANAATDAGYVSVSAGGSADDLVALILRQRPDDALLHIRGAIARGDITKSLNEAGLRCQDVVVYRKATRGPSQTARDALESSEMVIIPLFSAETVSILENWPLHFGGCVVVAISDAVAGASRVLSPLNILVSDANDMRAMAQATARLIA, from the coding sequence ATGGCGCGCTTCGTTAATCCTATCGTTTTGGTCACGAGACCAGAGGCAGACGCGCAGCGGTTTGTTGATGCTCTTCGTGCGGTATCCGGCCAGTTCGACGTGATCACCAGTCCTGCCTTCGAAAATGAGGCTTTGTCCGTTGATATGCCGGACTTCGACACTGCGATTTTCACGTCGCAAGCCGGTGTCGCACAGGCGCCGCGGGGCAATGGACGGCCTGCATTTTGTGTCGGTGATGCCACGGCAAATGCAGCAACGGATGCAGGTTACGTTTCCGTCAGTGCTGGTGGTTCTGCTGACGACTTGGTGGCGCTGATTCTAAGGCAGCGACCAGATGACGCGTTGCTGCATATTCGCGGTGCAATCGCGCGGGGGGATATCACTAAAAGTTTAAACGAGGCAGGGTTGCGGTGCCAAGACGTAGTTGTGTATCGCAAGGCGACGCGGGGTCCATCCCAAACAGCCCGTGATGCGTTAGAGAGTAGTGAAATGGTGATAATTCCGTTATTTTCTGCCGAAACAGTATCGATATTGGAGAATTGGCCACTGCATTTTGGCGGCTGTGTGGTTGTCGCGATAAGCGATGCAGTCGCAGGTGCATCGCGCGTTCTTTCGCCTTTGAATATTTTGGTATCAGACGCCAATGACATGCGCGCAATGGCGCAAGCGACGGCGCGTTTGATTGCTTGA
- a CDS encoding LolA family protein, with translation MNLITRRLCLLAVPLALAGFAASPLFAQQLSLDQVSSYLNSFTSAEGAFTQINADGTISTGTVFIKRPGRVRFEYNPPEESLVVAGGGQVAIFDPRSNSGPDRYPLNQTPLSIILERNIDFSRTDMVTGHTTDGTTTIVTAQDPDHPEYGSIQMVYTSSPVELRQWIVTDDTGQQTTVILGDLAKDGRVPNILFNIQREMRIWGN, from the coding sequence ATGAATTTAATAACACGCCGACTATGTCTTTTGGCCGTTCCCCTTGCGCTTGCAGGGTTCGCGGCTTCGCCTCTATTTGCGCAGCAGTTGTCGTTGGACCAAGTGTCCAGCTATCTCAACTCGTTCACCAGTGCCGAAGGCGCCTTTACGCAGATCAATGCAGATGGCACGATTTCGACCGGGACAGTCTTTATCAAACGGCCAGGCCGTGTACGGTTCGAATATAATCCGCCCGAGGAATCGTTAGTTGTCGCGGGTGGTGGTCAAGTCGCGATTTTTGATCCGCGGTCCAACAGCGGGCCGGATCGCTATCCGTTAAACCAGACACCGCTGTCGATCATTCTTGAACGCAACATTGATTTTTCGCGCACCGATATGGTCACGGGGCATACCACTGATGGGACAACCACGATCGTGACAGCGCAAGACCCCGATCATCCCGAATATGGCAGTATTCAGATGGTGTATACGTCCAGTCCGGTCGAGTTGCGCCAGTGGATCGTCACGGACGATACAGGCCAGCAGACGACGGTGATTTTGGGTGATTTGGCAAAGGACGGCCGCGTGCCAAATATCCTGTTCAATATACAGCGAGAGATGCGGATTTGGGGCAACTGA
- a CDS encoding transglycosylase SLT domain-containing protein codes for MSKLFRAALLLMILGSCAARDASAPRNLDNACSILTERPHYVRAFKRAERNWGVETHVLMAIIYQESKFIANNRPPHTYALGIIPTGRQSSALGYSQALDGTWQDYVDQHGRRRSSRTDIDDATDFMGWYMAATVRENSIPLSDTYNQYLAYHEGRTGWRRGTYRSKPWLIRIAGEVRNRAVMYDAQLRSCRRFR; via the coding sequence ATGAGCAAACTCTTTCGCGCGGCCCTGTTATTAATGATCTTGGGAAGCTGTGCAGCCCGAGACGCTTCAGCGCCGCGCAATCTGGACAACGCCTGTTCCATTCTAACTGAACGCCCGCACTATGTGCGCGCCTTCAAACGGGCTGAACGAAACTGGGGTGTGGAAACCCACGTCTTGATGGCGATAATCTATCAAGAAAGCAAATTTATCGCCAACAACCGCCCACCGCACACCTACGCGTTGGGGATCATCCCGACAGGTCGCCAATCATCCGCACTTGGCTATAGCCAGGCGTTGGACGGGACATGGCAAGATTACGTTGATCAGCACGGTAGGCGCCGATCAAGCCGTACCGACATTGATGACGCGACGGATTTCATGGGCTGGTACATGGCCGCAACAGTGCGTGAAAATTCCATACCACTGAGCGACACCTACAACCAGTATCTGGCCTACCACGAGGGTCGGACAGGCTGGCGTCGCGGCACGTATCGATCAAAACCTTGGCTGATCCGCATCGCTGGCGAAGTCCGTAACCGCGCCGTGATGTACGACGCGCAATTGCGTAGCTGTCGCCGGTTCCGGTGA